GATATGTGTGcagattaaaaacagaaagacagaaacGTGCAGTGTAGGCTGTCTTCTTTATAAGGAGGTGAGtgcaataataataaagagataaatgtattatttacctgtattttaaaaaagaaacagaatataaaCCAGAATTTAATAGAAATAGTAACCTATGAATAGAAGGAACAAAGATAGAAGCCAGATTTCTTGACTCTTCTTTTGCCCAGATATATtctcaataattaaaaataaacataaagggagaaaaaaattctttcaagtGACTTTAAGCataatattttgattttatatccttGGCATAAGGAAAACTGCCCCCAATCTGAAACTGTAATTAGCAGTTTTACTATTAGTAGTAAATactgttatttagaaacatagtGAAGATTACATAAGAAGCTATTAAGAACCAAGATACTCAGAGCGTAAGAGAAGAGAGTCAGAAGTTGAAGACCTAGAAAATAGCCTACATTCATAAACTTGAGAAATTCATgacatgttttctctttcttaaaaataagtattcCTAGCTCTACTCAGgcgtccctagtggctcagacagtaaagaatcttcctgcaacgcAGCAGACCTCGGTTCgacctctgggtcgggaagaatgGTTATCCACGtgagtattcgtgcctggagaattccatggacagaggagcctggcaggcaacagtctacggggccgcaaagagctcTACTCACTGAGAAAGCCCGGAACAATGACAATCCAACAGCAAAGAACTCCCTGGCATCCAGGCTGTAGGTAGGTTCCAAATAATATTTTCCACTAATAGGATTAGgaattctttggaaaaaatgactGACTTATAAGAGGCAGGAAATATATATGAGCCCAGGACTTCTTACTGTGCCAGAAAACAAGAAATTATCAAAGACAAATGGGGTCaataaaagagagaaaccaaCTCAGTAATTCCCAGCAGCTACGGACGGCATGATttgaacatgaaaaaaataatgactgCAATTGATCatatatcaaatataaaaaagccatataagtaaaaatatattattgatcACCTTTCAAAATGACTAGGGCACTTAACTTGAAAACAGGCAAATAAAAGGCATGTAAGCAGTTATCCTGGCTCTACTACaagaattttatttcaaagtaaCTAAGCAATTCACAAAGGGAAGTTCTTTATGAAGGAATTCTAGTTATATAGGTAAAAACACAAGTCACATCCCAAGTATTAgttgtggctagtggctacttaATGAATAGCAGATACAAAACTTTCCATCATTACAGAAAGGTCTATTGCATAGCCCCACTAAAAGTCTAACTCCCAGTCTACTGGAAATACAGGGCATAAAAGAATGACCCTTGAAGAAGCAATCTGTCAAATCCACAAAGTGAGAAACTCTGTAGAGAACTAATCTAATTTCAGCACCAAATGGAGGGGGGAAAACAGTTACAGCGGAAATAGCTACAGACTTAAGACAAACCCCAAAACACTGAGTGATATGTGGAGTTTGTATGCAACCTGATTTGAGTAATTCAATCATAAAAGAGACTTCTGAAACTGGAGGTGATTGTATGAAAAATGTATAGAGCTTTGAACAGATATGAAGGAatgatttacacacacacacacacaatgccactatcattccaaataaaaataaaatctagctATTATCTTTTAGAGATATATACTGAAATACTGACATTTTAATGTGTGAAATGAGAGGTGGTTGGAGATTTGTTTTAATACACTTcagcaacaaacaacaaaaccaaaaaaactaaaaacgcTGCAGGGTGCAGATGAAGATAAAACTGGTAAAATGTTAACTGTTGAGGTTCTGTGAATGGTCAATACACTCTTTCCTCTACTTTTCTATAcaatttaaattttgtataatAAAGCCATCATCTAAATCCTGCCTGCCATCTCCTAAATTTACTCTCACCTTTCACTATCTATCCTGTCCTTTGATTTAGATTCTTCAAGTCAAACAATTACCCCTTGAACCATATTTAATACCATCCTCCCAACCTCAACCTCTTTTAACCCGGTATTTGACAAGTCAATGCATTCCTGTTAGCACTAAACCATCTTGCTACATTAACTGGACCAAAGTTCTCCATGTCTGTCTATTTCGGTGCTCGTCACCAGATCTTCctagtttctctttctttgttatttccttattCTTCAGTGTGCCCCTGCAGCTCTTTCCTGGCAATAACAGATAAGAGGACAAAATATTTATTCCAGTCTTTGTTCAGTATTAAACAACATCTTCTTTCATTCAAAGTTCTATACATTGTCCATACAGTCACTAAGCTCGTTGCTAACAAACAGTTCTGAAATTCAACCTAACTACATCAAACTAAGAGACACATGGCTTAAGAAATCAATAACACTTCCACTGAGGATGTGTGACTTAAAGCAACATGACTGACTTGACCCACGCTTAGCACAGAATCAAACACAAATGAGACATTTACTAAACACTTGGCTTTAGCAGCAAACACAGGATACACTACGACAGAACACACAAAGTTTAGATTTCCAGAGTCATTTAATGAACACTTTATTACTGAATGTGCTGGATCCTGGGTGTCAACTATTAACTACAGGCAGGGACACAGGCAAATGAGTGTTGTAGCAGATTACTTACACCTGAATACAGTGATCATAAAGCTAAAGATACCTGATTGTGCTCAACTCTTCTTTGCTTGAGTGTTACCGGAGTCTTTGCTCTGCCTTTTAGTGGTTCTCTCTTCTCAAGCTTGAGCTCTATTTTAGAGTCTGGAAATAACATTGGAGAAACCGTTACTCTCTGAAGTAGATCATAAACTGTGTCATCCTAACATTATTTGGAACCCTGGTTTTTAGTTTCACTGGTATGTAAAACAAGTCTATTGGTATTATCTCAATAGACCCAAACTGGTTAACTGCAAAATCtgtctttaaaaacttttctttctcattcttattttattccattttaatgTCATCCACTCCATAATATGATCACCACTTCTTCCtgtttactctttttttccccctgtgactAACAGCCTGAAACAATGTAAAATTCCAGAGGCTTTTCACTGAAAACAATTTAGAAGTGAGAAAAGGACATTAAAAGGCATAGTTACCATTTGTTTCGATGCAGTGCATTACTACTATGCaaaggtttttaaattaaaatttagaatatGGAAGGGAAGATGctataaagaatttgaaaaatgagaaaaacttgTATGGTATCAAGCCGCTAacacagcattcttgcctggaaaatcccatggacggaggagcctggtaggctacagaccatggggtggcaaagagtcagacatgacttttttttttctcaaggagCTATCTTGTTCACAGAAAAGTACAACCAATCACAGGTCACTTCTTCTTTCCATAATAAAGTAACATTTCTTTGAAGAGAagctagtgtatatatgttactAAGCATATCACCATGATGGTTACTACCATAACAACTCAAACACATGTATCTTTTATATGGTTCAAAATCCCATTCTCCTAGTCTTGATTTTACCACCATTTGAGGGGCTAGATTTTTCAAGAGACTGATAAAAATTTTAGTTAGCTTCCATATTTTTGTGGCCATTCCTCAGTATGACTAAATTAATGTTGTCACTTCTATTAACAAAAAGTTAATTACTTTCTTATCAGAGACAGAAATGGAGTCAATGCTTAAAACCTTAGTTTTCATGAAGTCAATGGTTTTGCTAAAAAATAGTCAAGACAATTATGTGGCTTGTTAACTATCTAGACTAGTACTAGTCACTCCAGTCTACATGCAAGTTTCCCAAATATAAACAGTGATTTTTCCTTTACCATGTCAGTTCAGATAGTTCAATCCTTATTTGGATTAAGGTATCAACTCCATCCCCCACTTCCTAGTAATTCTATTAACGGCTCTATTATCTATGGGACAATCCTTAACAAAGTCTTCTCTCCGTTAACTCAGAATCTTAAGAATTAGAAAGCACGAAGTAAAGAACCCGACAGTAGTTAGCAGAAATTGGTTACACAAACTAGTTATCTGGTTACAGACTAATTTCTCTTACAAACTTAAATTTCAATAGCTGATAAAAAAAACATGATCCtcatgaactatacttcaattaaaaaaaaaaacccatggtcctcaaatagaaaaaaaaataataatctgaatATTTTCAGCTATACCATTGGAATGTGAGGTGAGTTTctatgaagaaatggaaaaggcaTGTTCATCCACAAATATCTAACTTGCTGCAACTCCAAgaataaaacacacatacaacatGTTTGTGGAGACCACACAAAACTGTTCCAATTTAacaactttattgaatttgcaGAAGCATTCTAcagttatacatttaaaaaaatcacagagtACTTAGTaggtacatgtatacatgtacattTCAAAGGACAAATAACAAAATTACTCCCAGAAAGCTGCAAAGATGGACAGGTTAGTCTAAAAATATAGTAATAGCTGTAAGTCCCAAGAGACTGTATTTTGCTTATATTTAATCTACTATTTTCcgtaaaaatacaaagaaattcaATAATCAAGTGCCTCTACAATTAGAGTCTCTCATCTTACAatcatagaaatgaaaacaaagaataatATACTGCTTTATATTGACACATAGAAACTGGTATACAGTATGATTTCTTATAACTCAAAAAAAACTAGTAACTAAATTTGCTTTGAAAATTTAAGCTTGGATTAAGCCAAATCATCCATGAATTACTAGACACCTTAGGAGTTCCATCTTTCTTAATTCATCTGACTATAGTTTCACAGTTATGCTGAGACTGCAGTATCCCAGAATCCTATGGTCTAGAGCAgcatttctcaaagtgtggtctacCAACTGTGTGCTGCCAGTCCACGAAAAAATGAGGCGTTTGCACTGGAATTTAAGTCAGCACACTGTCTTTCTCTCTCAATAAAAGTTTACCTCAAAAATAAATCCTGTCATTGGTCTAGATTCAAACTCTGATACACGCTCATCTTATCTGTGGATAAGTAACAGTTTGTAGACTGGCACTTTGAGTTGCACTGATttggaatattatgaacaatacTGTAGacatcagcaaaaacaatacaagtgagaagagaaaatatgtagaaaatataAGTTCTGGAAAGCAAAGAGATATTTAGTAATATTTAAACCATGAAGACTCAACTTATAATCTAGTTAATGGAACTTTCTTAAGAAGCTGTAGGAAaatcttaaaatcttaaaataggAACAactatttgagaaaaaaatatgatcTAGAAAAGCTTTAAATTGTTAGTCTCAGGCTTTCTATCTatgcaacttttttaaaaaaggcagttATATGTAGGCAATTACTTTTATAGTGCAATTTAACTAGTAGAAGTTTGACACTTTGGCATAAAAGTATTTCAAATTCCTAGAAAAGCTGCCATTCCCCATATTAAAGATTACACAGATATCTCTATTCTTAATTTTACTAGTGTTTATTTCCACGCTTTTTAATTACTTTGAGTACTTCTCTTCCAAATAATGTTCCACCTTTAAAGGGAGCAACAGCTAGCTTATTCTTAGAAGCTGGATTCATTTTGCAATCCTTTAGCCAGAGATGGCGGCGGCCTAAAGTGGAAGATCCCATGGTATGGGCAGCCATCTTTACCTCATCAAAGGCAGCTTCACAAACGAATGAGGCTGCATCAAATGCTCTGCTTAGCAATCCAAGTGCTTGGTGCGTGCAACTAGGATCTGAGCTAAGAATCTGTGCAGCCTGACTCATGTCTGCCTGCAGAGCCCGAACTACAAAGGCAGTGTGGGTTGCAACCTGCAATGCTGATGCTGCAGCTTCATAGGTTCTACAAAGTGCTAAGTCCAACTGTTTATCACAGGACTCAGTGGAAGCTGCCTGAATACCCGCTGGTGGAGTGGCCTGAGAAATAAACTCTAGGATTTCATCATCTACTTTTGGAACTGATAATATCTGTGTTGCCTCTCTAGAAGAAACTGGATACTTGCATGCCAATGAAGGCAGCTGCCTATCAATTTGCTGCCACTCCTCttcaattacttttaaaatagattCATGGAAGGGAAAAGATAGTTCGGGGGCATCTATTTTATCATGCTGTGATTGCTTAGACATTTCTATGCCTAAAGTAGCGAGTGACTGAGAAACAACGGTTTTTGCAGAAGACATCAGTTCAGACCCAGGTGTGTTTTGAAATGCCACAAAGGAACCTGAATCCTTTCCCTCTACTGACTTTTCACTGAATCTCGGCAATTTTCGTGGAGGAGACAGGGATTCAGTTTCTCGAACATTAGATGCACCAATTCTCTTCCATGTATTTTCTACATCGAGAAGGGGTGTAGAGTTAGAAGTCCCAGGCAAACTACCTCTTTCACCCTGGGCCAATAGAGAACTGACATAATCTCGGATTGCCTTAGCGAGTGGTGGAGAAATTACCTGTGACTGCTCAGACTCTTCTAGTGCTTTCCTCTCACTGGAGAGGACTGACTGACCTGAACCATGGGACCTCTTGGTACATAATGGCTGAGTTCCACTTTTCTCTCCAAAGTAAGTATTTTCTACTGTGTCTTTATACCAAGTACTGGTGGTTTCTTTAATCAGTGAAGGAGAAGCTGCAGCAGAGACCAACATGGCAGCGAGTTCATGCTGAGGAGATGACGAAGAACTTTTCTCTAAGCATCTATCATGGCTAGACTTGGAGGGAACAGAGCAACCTCCAGAGGCTAACTTTTGGTCCCTGTCTGGCAAGGTGGTGCCAATAAGAGGTTCCCTAGGTAGGTCTCCCTTAGAAGAATGTGCTTTCTTAGCTGCCTGGTGCTCTGTCCTGCCCAGAGGAGGACGGGTGGagatttcaggaaaagaaatagCCTGAAAAAATCCACCAGAGGCAGTAGTTGGAAGttcagaaaaaggaacaaaatccCTAGTGGACTTCGCTTTCTtgtgttctttcttctttcctgtagAGGCAAAAGAGGCAGGAAGTTTAAGCATTACTTGTGTTTAAGCTGATTCTACTCTTTGCCTCTTTGCTAACATAGTGGTGTTGAAGGAGAAGACTCTATATTTCATACTCAGAACAACCAATCTGACAGATTGTGCCCTGACAGGCA
This genomic stretch from Cervus elaphus chromosome 22, mCerEla1.1, whole genome shotgun sequence harbors:
- the TMPO gene encoding thymopoietin isoform X1; amino-acid sequence: MPEFLEDPSVLTKEKLKSELVANNVTLPAGEQRKDVYVQLYLQHLTARNRPPLATGANSKGPPDFSSDEEREPTPVLGSGAAVAGRSRAAVGRKATKKTDKPRPEDKDDLDVTELSNEDLLDQLVKYGVNPGPIVGTTRKLYEKKLLKLREQGTESRSSTPLPTISSSVENTRQNGSNDSDRYSDNEEGKKKEHKKAKSTRDFVPFSELPTTASGGFFQAISFPEISTRPPLGRTEHQAAKKAHSSKGDLPREPLIGTTLPDRDQKLASGGCSVPSKSSHDRCLEKSSSSSPQHELAAMLVSAAASPSLIKETTSTWYKDTVENTYFGEKSGTQPLCTKRSHGSGQSVLSSERKALEESEQSQVISPPLAKAIRDYVSSLLAQGERGSLPGTSNSTPLLDVENTWKRIGASNVRETESLSPPRKLPRFSEKSVEGKDSGSFVAFQNTPGSELMSSAKTVVSQSLATLGIEMSKQSQHDKIDAPELSFPFHESILKVIEEEWQQIDRQLPSLACKYPVSSREATQILSVPKVDDEILEFISQATPPAGIQAASTESCDKQLDLALCRTYEAAASALQVATHTAFVVRALQADMSQAAQILSSDPSCTHQALGLLSRAFDAASFVCEAAFDEVKMAAHTMGSSTLGRRHLWLKDCKMNPASKNKLAVAPFKGGTLFGREVLKVIKKRGNKH